The stretch of DNA CAGCCGACCGACATGCCTTTCCGCACCCTCGTCCACCGGAACAATCTCTATGGCGGCCGAGTCTTGGCTCTCACTTTCGAGAAACCGGAAAAAGTTTACACCCTGGGCGTGAAGAACAGCGTCGGCCGCCAATACAAGAACCTGCATGAGTCGGCCTCGGGCAAGCCCGACATGACCTTGGTCAACCAACGCGACGGATCGCTGCATCACCGTCAGCGGGTCCAGAACGATTCGGAGCGCAGCCCCGATTTCCTCGACCTCTTTCGCAATGAGGGAATCCGCGATCAGCAAGCCGCGCTCGAGCTGCGCAACGGCCGTCTCTTCCTCCGCAATCTCACTCGCGAGCCCTTGGTCTGGGTGCATGAAAAGTCGAAATGGCAGGCGGTGGGTCAGCAGGGTATTTCGCTGCAGGAGGGCTCTTGGATCGTGTTCGGCAAGGACCCGACCAAGCTGCCGGAGAACACCCTCGATCCGAAAAAGCACAGCGTCCTCCGGGTGGAGCTGCACCGTCCCTGGGCCCTCGGCCCCGAGCGTTGGAGCCTGATCGAGTTCGAGCGCCGCGACCCGGATCAATTGGAAAAGCTCCCGACGCCCAAGGCTTATCTGGCGGCCCTCCTCGGTCAATCGCCCGACTTCATCGGCTGGCGCTTCGATCCGCTCTTCGAGGCGGCCCAGGCCGGCGACTGGCAGCTGCCGGAGCTCAAGCAGTTGGTCTATCGGGTTTTTAGCGAGTCGCCCTTCCTGGCCGAGCTGAACCTCGGCCTCTTAGCCGAGGTGTTGAACGCGGCTCAGCGCAGCGGCTGGTCGAAGCCGGAATTGCGCGCCTTGTTCTTTGACGAGGCCCTCGCCGGAAAAACCGGCATGGGTTTTCTGAGCCGGCTGCCGAAGCTTTTGGAGGCCGGCGCCGCTTTCGAGGTCAAGCCGGCCGAGCTCGGCGAGCTCTTGCGACGCATCGCCAAGCAGGAGGGCAAATTCTTCCGCTCGCTCGAAACTCTGCCCGATTTCCTCCGCCAGTGGCAAAGCATCGCCGGCGAAAAACCGGCCTGGCCTCGGCTGCTCGACTTCCTCGATCAATCCCGGATCTCGGTCGACCTGCTGGCCGAGCTCTTTCCCAAAATTCCCGGCGGCGAAACCCACTTTTTGGAAGCGATGAGCCGGCTCATTCCCGAGATCGAGGATCGTCACGGCTACCGCGGCGGCACGACGACCGAGCTGGCCGTCGAAATCCTCCAGCGGGTGGCCGAACATTCGCCCGCGCTGCCGGCCCGGGAATGGGTGAATGGGGCCTTGGCCGCTTTGCCGACGGCCTTGGAGAAGCTTTTCAAAGCCGGCCACGCTTACCAGGAGCAGAGGCGAATCTTATTGAAAACGGCCGAGGAACAGGGCCCCAATTTTGCGAGGTGGTGGGAGACCGCCGAGCTCCAGACCAAATCCGGAATTCCGACCACCGGCTTTTTGGGCCTCGGCTTGGGCTTGCTCGGCTTGCATGAGCTGAGCCCCGATCTGCTCTCCACCGTTTCTCCGGCCTTTCTCTTGGGAGCCAGCATCTTCTTCAAGGACGGAACGCCGGTGAAGGAAATGAGCTTGGGCTTCGCTTGGCGAAACCGTTTGAAAGCCGCCTTCAGTTGGGGTTTCGAGAAAATCCGCCGGCAGCGCGAGATCGGCCTCGCGATGGAGCATGCCGGATACTTCCGGGAAGCGCTGGAACGCTTCGAATCGGCGGTGGATTTGGCCGAACGACACTTGGAAAGCCTGCAACCGCGGGGGCCGGACAACCGGATCGCAGCGGGCACGGCCCACCGCGAGGCGGCTTGGGCCTATTTCAACCTGGCGGAGTTTTGGCGGAGCCGCGACGGCACTCACAGCCCCCGAGCGCTGGAAAATTACCAAATGGCGCTGCGGCGGATCGAGTCCTTGGGGCACAAAACCAGCATGGATCTGCGCCTGATCGAGCGGAGCCGGCTGGGCCTCTACCGCCTGCATTTGGCCGAAGCCGAGCATTGGCAGCGGATGGGGGAGCTATATCGGGCCGGCGAGAACTTTGAAGGGGCAGCCGAGGCGGCCGACACCTTCGAAGTCGGGATCGCTCTCTTGCAAAGAGCTTCCCGCAGTTACGCCCGAGCCGAGCCGGCGCGCTATGAGGATTTCGCCAGGGTGATCCATAAGATCAACGACTGGAAGGCGCGGATGCCGATGGGGAGGCGCTGATCCGGTACAACACATGCCGGCGCAAGGGGTGGTCGGCGGGCAAACGGGGTGATCGAAATCCTCGGCCGGATCGCGCCGCATCCCCAACTTCTCCATGACCGCGATCGAGCGGTGGTTCGCCGGGACGGCGAGTGCTGGCGAATCCTTTCAGCCAAGGCGCGGCTTTCCTCGGAATCGAGGAGTTTCGGAAAGAACTCCATCACTCGGGGATCCTGGTTGAGCCGGGCGAAAGGCTCGAGGTCGCCGTCGCGCCAGGGGCGGAGCAGGAGGCGCGGGGTTTCGATGGCGTTTGGCTTGGTCATTCTACGGCGGATGCTCCTGTCGCTTGGCGGCGAAGACTTCCAGAATCTTCAGCGTCCGGGTCCGACCCTCCGGCATCGGCCAGGAGATGCTTTGTCCGACCGAAAGGCCGAGCAAGGCGATGCCGACCGGGGCCAAGACCGAGATCCGGCCTTCCCGGATATTGGCTTGGCCCGGAAGGACCAGGGCCAGCTCCTTTTTCTGGCCCGATTCCAGGTCCACGAAGCGGACCAAGGAATTCAGCTTCACGATATCCGAGGGGAAGGCATGAGTCGACAAGATCTCGGCGCGGCTCAATTCGTCTTCCAAGCGTTCGCGGACCTCTCCGCGCGGCGTTTGTAGGACGAGGCTTTTCAGCTGTTCGGCGTCGGAAGCCGAAAGGTAGATCGGGGGGAGTTCCAAGGGCATTTGTTGCACTGTATTTTCGTTCATACGGCCTCCTTTTTAGTGAATGACTCGCGCGTGAAAGTCGTCTTCGCTTTCATCGAATTCCAACCTCTCCAGATGCTCAGCCCAGCGGGGATCATAGTCATCCGTTAAGAAAAACAGGTCTTTCCCTTCGGAATATCGGACCATCGATTTTGCCAGGCGAATTCGAACCCAATCCGCCAAAAACGAGAGCGGGTGGCCGCAAAGCACAGATAACAGGAACAATTTTAGAGTTTTCATTTTTCCTCCAAACAAAGACCTGGCCCCAGCTCCAGACGAAGCTGTGCCGGGAAAAAATTACGATTCAGTGGATGATTCGGAATAAAGAACAGCCGGGAAGGATCCCCGACTTAGAAAAGAAAGACCAGGGGGGTCCTCAAGGAAATGGGAATTCGCATCTGGAGAATGATTGGCTTCATGTCCTGAGCATACTAACCATGATGGTCTGAACCGTCAAGAGCGGCGCACTTCGGACCCTGTCATGCCGCCGTAGCGGTGTATATTTCCCCACCGACCTCTTTTATTGGGCTTGGCCTTGTCACTCCGATTTCGGCGGTGTTACCATCATGCCTAGGAGGATGCGGGTAAAGTGTCATTTCTTATCCGGGTTGCGGCGTGCCGCATTATTCACGTTAATTTTTGCCATATCGTTGGGTAAAGCCAAGGCATCGGAAGATGTTGCTGTCCTTCCGCCATTCCTTCGCTCGAACGCATCATGCTGAATGGCGTGTGAATCTTAACGACTTAAGTTTGAAGGAGGTGGGTATGAAAGTCCCAATCTTAAATAAGATATTCTTAACTTCCATTTTTGTTGGGGCGTTGGCGATCCCAACGGCTCAGGTTACGGTGGCGGCTGGCCGTTTTACCGAGCCGCTCTGGTCTATAGTAGTTAGTGCGGCTCCCCAAAATGTCCAAGATGTCCATCTCGCAGGCAAGGGAAATAATTCCGATGGATGGAGTGGTGGGGGCTCTGCTGCTGTTGTTGGGCCTTTAGCCTCTTGCTCGCAACCCGGTGATAGTCTTACTTTGCTATATACCATAACAGAAGCTGGAATATATGGGGAAGATGGAACTCCCGTGCCCTCAGGAACCTACGAATTTTTAAGCGACTACGATCGGGACGGTATCCCCAATTTGTTAACCCAGACCTTAGGGGGAGCTGATCCCT from bacterium encodes:
- the rnk gene encoding nucleoside diphosphate kinase regulator; this encodes MNENTVQQMPLELPPIYLSASDAEQLKSLVLQTPRGEVRERLEDELSRAEILSTHAFPSDIVKLNSLVRFVDLESGQKKELALVLPGQANIREGRISVLAPVGIALLGLSVGQSISWPMPEGRTRTLKILEVFAAKRQEHPP